TTCACAGAAACATGCTTCCAGAGCAGAAGGACCTTGCACTGAAGTCAGCAATGCTGATAAGGTTCTACTGATTTTTCCATAGTTAAACTTGGCTCTAACTCTTCCAGTCcatcttcattctttcttttcagttaacCATCACAACCATCTTTTGTCTTCTACATGACATGAACCAACCATCAACTAATTTTGTTTCCATCACTTTAATTTATTCATATaatctacttttgtttttcctcatccaTGTTTTTTGTGCAGAGTTCACATGAGACTCTGGACATAGTGGAGGAGAAGAAGCAGGCAGAGGTTGGGATAGAAGAAACACTAGTCATAGACGAAACCaacaaagggaaaatacaaGTTGCCACTGATGCTGGGGAAACATGTAAGGTGGAGCACTTGACAAAAAAGGACTCTTCTTCTTTGCCATCAGATAGTAGTAGCAGCAGTAGTAGTGAGAGTGAGGATGAAGAGGTGGGAGAATACCAGCCACATCACAGGGCTGTTGAGGAAGTCATCagagaagaacaggaagaagaggaagatgtgaaaaggaaagagcatgaagaaaaaatacagcacgTGGAAGCCACATCAGAAGGCAGTCAGCTAACTGTACCAGCTGAGCACACACAAGTTGCAGCTGAAGATTTGGTTCAGGAAAATGCAACTACCATACCTGCAGAGGAGAAGAATTTGTCAGAGGAAATTAAGCAAGACCTAggtgaagaaaaggaggaggaacagcTCAAACTCAATGGAGATGTGTCTCATGTTGACATTGATGTTTCACCACAGATAATTTGTTGTTCTGAGGTAAATGGTAGAACAGTTTGACAACTAGATTAAGCAGAGAGATTTCTTTGGGTGAAAATGTACCTGCCTTTCTTCTCCTATTCTTCCAGCTGTTACGTCATCCAACAAGATTCAGATCATTTGGAAGGGGAAACCACTGATGAGCA
This genomic stretch from Meleagris gallopavo isolate NT-WF06-2002-E0010 breed Aviagen turkey brand Nicholas breeding stock chromosome 2, Turkey_5.1, whole genome shotgun sequence harbors:
- the LOC109366369 gene encoding band 4.1-like protein 2 encodes the protein MFFVQSSHETLDIVEEKKQAEVGIEETLVIDETNKGKIQVATDAGETCKVEHLTKKDSSSLPSDSSSSSSSESEDEEVGEYQPHHRAVEEVIREEQEEEEDVKRKEHEEKIQHVEATSEGSQLTVPAEHTQVAAEDLVQENATTIPAEEKNLSEEIKQDLGEEKEEEQLKLNGDVSHVDIDVSPQIICCSEPPVVKTEMVTISDATQRTEISTKEVPIVQTETKTITYESPQFDGSAGGGAGVLLSAQTITSESISTTTTTHITKMVKGGVSETRIEKRIVITGDADIDHDEALAQAIKEAKEQHPDMSVTRVVVHKETELAEEDED